The window TTCGCTCACAAAAGATGGTCTCTGTGTGGCAGATTCGATAATCTCTGACCTTATTGCATCCATAGGAGAAGCAATCGAGACTACTGAAAAGAAATGATTGTTCATTCAGCCGTATCTTTTGAAACGTCAGTAAACGAGAAACTTGAGGAATCATGAATCTGTCTCTCTTTATCAGCTTTGTATGGGCCAGCATCACATACGTGCTGTATCTTACGTTTATGATAGTTCCTGATGAAAAAATCATGGGGCCTGTACAACGAATTTTCTATTTCCATGTTCCAGCTGCTTTTGCTGGCTATCTCGCTCTTGCGTTCTTACTTATTGGAGCGCTGAGCTACTTAGCGACCCATAACCCAAAGTTTGACGCTCTTCAACGCAGCGCCGCGGAAGTCGGATTCCTTTTCATCTCGTTGAATCTTTTTACTGGAATGATATGGGGAAATGCCGCCTGGGGGACTCCATTTACCCTAGAGCCAAGACTTGTTTCATCTTTATTACTTTGGCTGCTTCTTCTCAGTCTTAATGTTTTTCGCTCCTTTGGTGACTCACCTAAATTACCGACGCACATAGCGGCGCTTGGCATAATGACCTGCATGACTGTTCCCGTGGTCATTTATTCGATTAAACTTCTCCCTCAGTTTCAGCAGCTTCATCCTCAAGTGGTTCAAAAAGGTGGGCTTCCCGATCCCATGATGCGGCATGCCTTCTATGTCGGCTCTTTTGCAATTATGGCTCTTGGAATTGCTCTCGTGTGGCTCCGCTACAAAGTTACGTGGCTTCAATATCAATTAGCGGACATTGCAAAAACTATGGGGGAAAGACCATCATGAAACCTGACAACACATTGTATTTTGAAAGTATGGAGGCACTATGAGCCCAGAATCCCCCAATACCTACCCTGCACTCTTCTGGGGATATTTTCTCGTCTGGACACTTCTGGCCATATACGTGCTGTATCTTGCAATCAAGTGTTCACGACTGGAACGCAAAATGAAATCTATTCTTAATACGTCATCGTCCAATTCGTGATGAATAATACCCCTGAGACACATATACAGATTCTGCAGGTTGAGCACCTGTGCTCTGCTCCGACTCTAGAGGCAATGCCTCAGGAGGGTATTCCTGAGGTTGCATTCGTCGGACGTTCAAATGTTGGAAAATCAAGCCTTTTTAATAGAATTACTGGCCGTAAAAACTTAGCTCATACAAGCAGTGTACCCGGAAAGACACAAAGCTTTCACTCGTATGAGGTAACTGCACGAGTGAACGGAGAGGATCATCTTCTTCATTTGATTGACCTTCCAGGATTTGGCTATGCAAAGTTCTCAAAAAAGAAGCGTGAGTACATTAGCCGACTGACAGTGGAATATATGTCATCCCGTGAACCCCTGAAGGGAATACTTCTCCTGAATGACATACGCCGCGATCCAGCAGAAGATGAGCTTGCGATTCAAGCTCTCGGTTTTGAATACGGAATTCCTGTCTGCATCGTTGCGACGAAAGCTGACAAAGTAAAACGCAACGATGTAAAAAAGCGTCTGAAAGCAATCGCGGACAAGTACCATTTACAAGCGGATGATATCATTATTTCGGGAGAGAAATATCAGCATGATCCCGTATGGCAACAAATTTTAATGCTATTGGGTTAGAGAACACAGCAGCAAGCGGTCCGATTTATCGTACCTCACTTTCATACGACACCGCTCCTTCTCCTTGCACTTTGCTTTTTCCTTCAAGGCCATAATCACGAACCTTATTCAAGAGAGTCTTATAACTTACTCCAAGGATCTTTGCTGCCTGTGTCTTATTGCCATCAGTCTGCTGCAGTACCTTTTCAATCAACTCTACCTCTGCACGACGTGTCGTTAGTGCAACAATTTCTGGTAATGTTGTCGCAGCCTCTTGCAACGTCTGAAAGTCAATCAGCGGCTGTATGCCAAGATGTTCAGGGAGAATTACGTTACCAGCTAAGAGGATCGCTCGCTCCATCACGTTTTCAAGTTCTCGAACATTGCCGGGCCAGGGATATGAGCGGAGTAAAGACTCAGCCTCTTCAGAGAAGGGAACCTGCTCTCTTCCTCCACGGTTCGCAAAATACTCTCTATAGTAGTCTGCAAGCGGCATAATGTCCTCGGGACGCTCTCGCAGGGGCGGAATTGT is drawn from bacterium and contains these coding sequences:
- a CDS encoding cytochrome C assembly protein — protein: MNLSLFISFVWASITYVLYLTFMIVPDEKIMGPVQRIFYFHVPAAFAGYLALAFLLIGALSYLATHNPKFDALQRSAAEVGFLFISLNLFTGMIWGNAAWGTPFTLEPRLVSSLLLWLLLLSLNVFRSFGDSPKLPTHIAALGIMTCMTVPVVIYSIKLLPQFQQLHPQVVQKGGLPDPMMRHAFYVGSFAIMALGIALVWLRYKVTWLQYQLADIAKTMGERPS
- the ysxC gene encoding ribosome biogenesis GTP-binding protein YsxC; the encoded protein is MNNTPETHIQILQVEHLCSAPTLEAMPQEGIPEVAFVGRSNVGKSSLFNRITGRKNLAHTSSVPGKTQSFHSYEVTARVNGEDHLLHLIDLPGFGYAKFSKKKREYISRLTVEYMSSREPLKGILLLNDIRRDPAEDELAIQALGFEYGIPVCIVATKADKVKRNDVKKRLKAIADKYHLQADDIIISGEKYQHDPVWQQILMLLG